One window from the genome of Myxocyprinus asiaticus isolate MX2 ecotype Aquarium Trade chromosome 30, UBuf_Myxa_2, whole genome shotgun sequence encodes:
- the LOC127421149 gene encoding uncharacterized protein C6orf62 homolog gives MGDPNSRRNQTRNRLRAQLRKKRESLADQFDFKIYIAFVFKEKKKKSALFEVAEVVPVMTNNYEENILKGVKDSSYSLESSLELLQKDVVQLHAPRYQSMRRDVIGCTQEMDFILWPRNDIEKIVCLLFSRWKGAEHEPFRPVQAKFEFHHGDYEKQFLHAVGRKDKAGMVMNNPNQSVFLFMDRQHLQTPKTKLTVFKLCSLCLYLPQDQLTCWGVGDIEDHLRPYMPD, from the exons ATGGGAGACCCAAATTCTCGAAGGAATCAAACGAGAAACCGACTCCGAGCCCAGCTACGAAAGAAAAGAGAATCTCTGGCCGATCAGTTTGACTTCAAGATCTACATTGCCTTTGTATTCAAGGAAAAG AAAAAGAAGTCTGCGCTCTTTGAAGTAGCTGAGGTGGTACCTGTGATGACCAACAACTATGAGGAAAATATCCTAAAAGGCGTGAAGGATTCGAGCTACTCATTGGAGAGTTCTTTAGAACTTCTCCAGAAAGATGTTGTGCAGTTGCATGCGCCTCGTTACCAGTCAATGCGTCGA GATGTGATAGGTTGTACCCAGGAGATGGACTTTATCCTTTGGCCCCGCAACGATATTGAGAAGATTGTCTGTCTCCTGTTCTCTAGATGGAAAGGGGCTGAACATGAACCATTCAGGCCTGTTCAG GCCAAGTTTGAATTTCACCACGGAGACTACGAAAAACAGTTTTTGCATGCTGTTGGTCGGAAGGACAAGGCTGGCATGGTTATGAACAACCCCAATCAGTCTGTCTTTCTCTTCATGGACAGACAGCACTTACAG ACTCCAAAAACCAAGCTCACAGTTTTCAAGTTGTGCAGCCTCTGTCTCTACCTGCCGCAGGACCAGCTCACCTGTTGGGGGGTTGGAGACATTGAGGACCACCTCCGTCCATACATGCCTGACTAG
- the LOC127421134 gene encoding tyrosyl-DNA phosphodiesterase 2-like, whose product MSGCHIDQQQMASLEETRTSLCEQFASVSGADSAVAQCYLAENDWDMERALNSFFEAHMDSVFDVEDTEETTNVSGNKRKELTTETTDASGSKKKFKMDKADCIDLTVEEPTCSSSNSKASQADSGASQTDTEDSKLSVISWNVDALDTLNLAERARGLCSYLALYTPDVVFLQELIPVYIQYLKKRAVSYQFVEGSDDGYFTGIMLKKSRVKLLESEIICYPTTHMMRNLLVVWVTFLGQKLCLMTSHLESCKNQSEERMKQLRVVFQKIGDTSDDVAVIFGGDTNLRDSEVVKVGGLPPGVSDVWEQLGKQEHCRYTWDTKANSNKAVPYVSRCRFDRIYLKSAKNGLKVTPDHMVLIGMEKVDCGRYTSDHWGIYCTFNT is encoded by the exons ATGTCAGGTTGTCACATCGACCAACAACAAATGGCTTCTCTAGAGGAGACGAGGACGAGTCTTTGCGAGCAGTTTGCCTCTGTTTCTGGGGCGGATAGTGCTGTTGCTCAGTGTTATCTAGCAGAAAATGATTGGGATATGGAG AGAGCATTGAACTCTTTCTTTGAGGCTCATATGGATTCAGTCTTTGATGTTGAAGATACAGAGGAAACTACAAATGTGTCTGGGAATAAGAGAAAGGAATTGACTACTGAGACGACTGATGCGTCGGGATCAAAAAAGAAATTTAAGATGGACAAGGCGGATTG TATTGATTTGACAGTGGAGGAGCCCACCTGTTCCAGCAGCAACTCCAAAGCGAGTCAGGCTGATAGTGGTGCGTCCCAAACTGATACCGAGGATAGCAAGCTGTCTGTCATCAGCTGGAATGTGGATGCTTTGGACACACTGAATCTGGCTGAGCGTGCCAGAGGCTTGTGCTCATATCTAGCTCT atatACGCCAGATGTGGTTTTTCTTCAAGAACTCATTCCAGTTTATATCCAGTATCTTAAGAAACGTGCTGTTAGCTACCAGTTTGTTGAGG GAAGTGATGATGGATACTTCACAGGAATCATGCTGAAGAAATCAAGAGTAAAGCTTTTGGAAAGTGAGATCATTTGTTATCCCACAACACATATGATGAGAAACCTGTTAGTTGTTTGG GTGACTTTCTTGGGTCAGAAGCTCTGCTTGATGACTTCACATTTGGAAAGCTGTAAAAACCAATCAGAGGAGAGAATGAAACAGCTGCGGGTTGTTTTTCAAAAAATAGGAGATACATCAGATGATGTGGCTGTCATTTTTGGCGGGGACACCAATCTCAGGGACTCAGAG GTGGTAAAGGTTGGAGGTTTGCCTCCAGGTGTCAGTGATGTGTGGGAACAGCTGGGCAAACAGGAGCATTGCAGATACACCTGGGACACTAAAGCAAACAGCAACAAAGCTGTGCCTTACGTCAGCAGATGTCGCTTTGACCGCATCTACCTTAAGTCTGCTAAAAACGGACTTAAAGTCACTCCTGATCACATGGTCTTGATCGGAATGGAGAAAGTGGACTGTGGCCGTTACACAAGTGATCACTGGGGTATTTACTGCACTTTTAATACATGA